In Burkholderia contaminans, the following proteins share a genomic window:
- the queC gene encoding 7-cyano-7-deazaguanine synthase QueC encodes MIRTDAKDGALVLFSGGQDSATCVAWALERYQTVETLGFDYGQRHRVELECREGVREALKRDFPAWSDRLGDDHMIDLSVLGAISDTAMTRTIEIETAANGLPNTFVPGRNLMFMTIAAAIAYRRGLRVLVGGMCETDFSGYPDCRDDTMKALQVALNLGMDTRVVLETPLMWLDKAQTWQLAEQLGGEALVELIRVETHTCYVGERAELHDWGFGCGECPACKLRKRGYEAYLKGERVTEAPL; translated from the coding sequence GTGATTCGGACAGACGCTAAAGACGGCGCGCTCGTGTTGTTTTCCGGCGGGCAGGACTCGGCCACGTGCGTGGCATGGGCCCTCGAACGCTACCAGACGGTCGAGACGCTCGGCTTCGATTACGGCCAGCGCCACCGCGTCGAGCTCGAATGTCGCGAAGGCGTGCGCGAAGCGCTGAAGCGTGACTTTCCCGCCTGGTCGGACCGGCTCGGCGACGATCACATGATCGACCTGTCGGTGCTCGGCGCGATCAGCGATACCGCGATGACGCGCACGATCGAGATCGAGACGGCGGCGAACGGCCTGCCGAACACGTTCGTGCCGGGCCGCAACCTGATGTTCATGACGATCGCCGCGGCGATCGCCTATCGCCGCGGGCTGCGCGTGCTGGTCGGCGGGATGTGCGAGACGGATTTCTCGGGCTATCCCGACTGCCGCGACGACACGATGAAGGCGCTGCAGGTCGCGCTGAACCTCGGGATGGATACGCGCGTCGTGCTCGAGACGCCGCTGATGTGGCTCGACAAGGCACAGACGTGGCAGCTCGCCGAACAGCTCGGCGGCGAAGCGCTCGTCGAACTGATCCGCGTCGAGACGCACACGTGCTACGTGGGCGAGCGCGCGGAACTGCACGATTGGGGCTTCGGCTGCGGCGAATGCCCGGCCTGCAAGCTGCGCAAGCGCGGCTACGAGGCCTACCTGAAGGGCGAGCGGGTGACCGAAGCGCCGCTGTGA
- the esaR gene encoding response regulator transcription factor EsaR, whose translation MATILVVDDEMGIRELLSEILSDEGHVVEAAENAQAAREYRLNQAPDLVLLDIWMPDTDGVTLLKEWAAQGLLTMPVIMMSGHATIDTAVEATKIGALDFLEKPIALQKLLKSVEHGLARGAAPVSANAAAKAGAGQAAGPAAVASAAALPTLGDDMASALGLAGQTAAIPFDIPLREARDAFERAYFEYHLARENGSMTRVAEKTGLERTHLYRKLKQLGVELGKKPSEGAV comes from the coding sequence ATGGCAACCATCCTGGTGGTAGATGATGAAATGGGCATCCGGGAATTGCTCTCGGAGATCCTCAGCGATGAAGGACACGTCGTCGAGGCGGCGGAGAACGCGCAGGCCGCGCGGGAATACCGGTTGAATCAGGCGCCCGATCTCGTGCTGCTCGATATCTGGATGCCCGATACCGACGGCGTGACGTTGCTCAAGGAGTGGGCGGCGCAGGGGCTGCTGACGATGCCCGTGATCATGATGTCCGGGCACGCGACGATCGATACGGCCGTCGAGGCAACGAAGATCGGCGCGCTCGATTTCCTCGAGAAGCCCATCGCGCTGCAGAAGCTGCTGAAGTCCGTCGAGCACGGTCTCGCACGCGGTGCGGCGCCGGTGTCCGCGAACGCGGCGGCGAAGGCCGGCGCAGGGCAGGCGGCGGGGCCCGCGGCGGTTGCGTCCGCAGCTGCGCTGCCGACGCTCGGCGACGACATGGCTTCGGCACTCGGCCTCGCGGGCCAGACAGCCGCGATCCCGTTCGACATCCCGTTGCGCGAAGCGCGCGATGCGTTCGAGCGCGCGTACTTCGAATATCACCTCGCGCGCGAAAACGGCAGCATGACGCGCGTCGCGGAGAAGACGGGCCTCGAGCGCACGCACCTGTATCGCAAGCTCAAGCAGCTCGGTGTCGAGCTCGGCAAGAAGCCGTCCGAAGGCGCCGTATAA
- the esaS gene encoding sensor histidine kinase EsaS (Enhanced Sensitivity to Antibiotics Sensor) has translation MLNKVRRAASGKSLLIRVIVSTVALTALLLLVLLAAASANTEFFDRYYSWLYATNIVVALVFLLVVLGLIGMIVVRLRKGKFGTRLLAKLAVFFALVGVVPGGIIYIVSYQFVSRSIESWFDVNVETALTAGLNLGRGMLDASLSDLQTKARLMSDQLASVDANTNGTTLTLLRLRDQFGVQDATIVEPSRAGSGAAPDLHIVAQASGNFAALIPDDLPTPLMLNQAREHGAYAAIEGEVDGDPRAHGAKGALRLRVVRPIPDASTSLLQPAERFLQLTQPVPPTLAHNADAVQRAYREYQEKSLGRTGLRKMYIGTLTLALFLATFIAMMLALALGQQLARPLFLLAQGTKEITEGDYTPKREIKTRDELGFLTQSFNAMTRQLSEARLAVEKNRIALEHSKTYLESILANLTAGVFVLDRQFRLTTANRGAERIFRQPFNALIGTTLDRIGVAAGFGAMVRKAFADREAASDGASGDRGHWQQQFAIEVPGEADPLTLLVRGTRLVSTVEGQADDPQTSGYVVVFDDISDVISAQRSVAWGEVARRLAHEIKNPLTPIQLSAERLQMKLSDKLAPPDADVLKRGATMIVNQVAAMKRMVDDFREYARTPPAVLSNLQLNELASEVLGLYGVGEGKSAIVAELAPSLPVIRGDATQLRQVIHNLLQNAQDSVAESAHPRVLIETKTVEYGDPDAEGKTRVAVRLTVSDNGPGFPARILTRAFEPYVTTKAKGTGLGLATVKKIVDEHGARIDLRNRMHGETVEGAQVSILFLQMASDAPGAESGVQDGAAPAKTKASEQTKAA, from the coding sequence GTGCTAAATAAAGTGCGCCGCGCGGCCAGCGGGAAGAGCCTCCTCATTCGCGTGATCGTCTCGACCGTCGCGCTCACCGCGCTGCTGCTGCTCGTGCTGCTCGCGGCCGCAAGCGCGAATACCGAATTCTTCGACCGCTACTACTCGTGGCTGTACGCGACGAACATCGTCGTCGCGCTCGTGTTCCTGCTCGTGGTGCTCGGGCTGATCGGGATGATCGTCGTGCGCCTGAGGAAGGGCAAGTTCGGCACGCGGCTGCTCGCGAAGCTCGCGGTGTTCTTCGCACTCGTCGGCGTGGTGCCGGGCGGGATCATCTACATCGTGTCGTACCAGTTCGTGTCGCGCAGCATCGAGTCGTGGTTCGACGTGAACGTCGAGACGGCGCTGACGGCCGGCCTGAACCTCGGCCGCGGGATGCTCGATGCTTCGCTGTCCGATCTGCAGACGAAGGCGCGGCTGATGTCCGACCAGCTCGCGAGCGTCGATGCGAACACGAACGGCACGACGCTCACGCTGCTGCGGCTGCGCGACCAGTTCGGCGTGCAGGACGCGACGATCGTCGAGCCGAGCCGCGCCGGCTCGGGGGCGGCCCCCGACCTGCACATCGTCGCGCAGGCGTCGGGCAATTTCGCGGCGCTGATTCCGGACGACCTGCCGACGCCGCTGATGCTGAACCAGGCCCGCGAACACGGTGCGTACGCGGCGATCGAGGGCGAAGTCGACGGCGACCCGCGCGCGCATGGCGCGAAGGGCGCGCTGCGGTTGCGCGTGGTGCGGCCGATCCCCGATGCGTCGACGTCGCTGCTGCAGCCGGCGGAACGCTTCCTGCAGCTCACGCAGCCGGTGCCGCCGACGCTTGCCCACAACGCGGATGCCGTGCAGCGCGCGTATCGCGAGTACCAGGAAAAGTCGCTCGGCCGCACGGGGCTGCGCAAGATGTATATCGGCACGCTGACACTTGCGCTGTTCCTCGCAACCTTCATCGCGATGATGCTCGCGCTCGCGCTCGGCCAGCAGCTCGCGCGGCCGCTGTTCCTGCTCGCGCAAGGCACGAAGGAGATCACCGAAGGCGACTACACGCCGAAGCGCGAGATCAAGACGCGAGACGAGCTCGGTTTCCTCACGCAGTCGTTCAACGCGATGACGCGCCAGTTGTCCGAGGCGCGGCTCGCGGTCGAGAAGAACCGCATCGCGCTCGAGCATTCGAAGACGTATCTCGAGAGCATCCTCGCGAACCTGACGGCCGGCGTGTTCGTGCTCGACCGCCAGTTCCGGCTGACGACCGCCAATCGCGGCGCCGAGCGGATCTTCCGGCAGCCGTTCAACGCGCTGATCGGCACGACGCTCGACCGGATCGGCGTGGCCGCCGGGTTCGGCGCGATGGTGCGCAAGGCGTTCGCCGATCGCGAAGCGGCGTCCGACGGCGCCAGCGGCGATCGCGGCCACTGGCAGCAGCAGTTCGCGATCGAGGTACCGGGCGAAGCCGATCCGTTGACGTTGCTCGTGCGCGGCACGCGCCTCGTGTCGACGGTCGAGGGGCAGGCCGACGATCCGCAGACGTCCGGTTACGTCGTGGTGTTCGACGACATCTCCGATGTGATTTCCGCGCAGCGCTCGGTCGCGTGGGGCGAAGTTGCGCGCCGGCTCGCGCACGAGATCAAGAATCCGCTGACGCCGATTCAGCTGTCGGCGGAACGGCTGCAGATGAAGCTTTCCGACAAGCTCGCACCGCCCGATGCCGACGTGCTCAAGCGCGGTGCGACGATGATCGTCAACCAGGTGGCCGCGATGAAGCGGATGGTCGACGATTTCCGCGAGTACGCGCGCACGCCGCCGGCGGTGCTCTCGAACCTGCAGTTGAACGAACTGGCGAGCGAGGTGCTCGGGCTGTACGGTGTGGGCGAAGGCAAGAGCGCGATCGTCGCCGAGCTCGCGCCGTCGCTGCCGGTGATACGCGGTGATGCGACGCAACTGCGCCAGGTGATTCACAACCTGCTGCAGAATGCGCAGGATTCGGTCGCGGAGTCGGCGCATCCGCGTGTGTTGATCGAAACCAAGACAGTAGAATATGGCGATCCCGACGCCGAGGGCAAAACGCGCGTCGCGGTACGTCTTACCGTGTCCGACAACGGGCCCGGTTTTCCGGCGCGCATCCTGACTCGCGCGTTCGAGCCTTATGTCACGACGAAGGCGAAGGGCACGGGTCTGGGGTTGGCCACGGTCAAGAAGATCGTCGATGAGCACGGTGCGCGGATCGATCTGCGCAACCGGATGCACGGCGAGACCGTCGAGGGTGCGCAGGTGTCGATCCTGTTCCTGCAGATGGCGAGCGATGCGCCAGGCGCCGAATCGGGCGTGCAGGACGGGGCGGCCCCCGCCAAGACAAAAGCAAGTGAGCAGACAAAGGCAGCGTAA
- a CDS encoding DUF4390 domain-containing protein, translating to MTIKHLFPLRLAAVLMVALTLCLAVVRPAHAESIAVQRASLQSDGSGWALDARFDFELNPNLEDAVNKGIPLYFTTDFELSRARWYWFDEQPVAVTQTIRLSFQPLTREYRVSTGGLQLGFPSLKDALAVVRHITSWHVIDRNQVRAGETYTASVRMQLDTALMPKPFQVDAVNNRDWTLGSDWKRFNFTVTERAK from the coding sequence GTGACGATCAAACACCTTTTTCCACTTCGGCTCGCGGCCGTCCTGATGGTCGCGTTGACGCTGTGCCTGGCCGTCGTCCGGCCGGCGCATGCCGAGTCGATCGCCGTGCAGCGCGCGTCGCTCCAGTCCGACGGAAGCGGCTGGGCGCTCGACGCACGCTTCGATTTCGAGCTGAACCCGAACCTCGAGGATGCCGTCAACAAGGGCATTCCGCTTTATTTCACGACCGACTTCGAGTTGAGCCGTGCGCGCTGGTACTGGTTCGACGAGCAGCCGGTGGCGGTGACGCAGACGATCCGCCTGTCGTTCCAGCCGCTCACGCGCGAGTATCGCGTGTCGACGGGGGGCCTGCAGCTCGGCTTCCCGTCGCTGAAGGACGCGCTTGCGGTCGTCAGGCACATCACGTCGTGGCACGTGATCGACCGCAACCAGGTGCGCGCCGGTGAAACCTACACGGCATCGGTGCGGATGCAGCTCGACACGGCGCTGATGCCGAAGCCGTTCCAGGTCGATGCCGTGAACAACCGCGACTGGACGCTCGGGTCGGACTGGAAGCGCTTCAACTTCACGGTGACCGAACGTGCTAAATAA
- the rsmB gene encoding 16S rRNA (cytosine(967)-C(5))-methyltransferase RsmB, whose product MTRTRSTAPSSSGRPARLSALHLAPDSLGFALDAAAQAVDAVRRGTALPAALSAVFAQMPSGAQALARGATQDVAYRTMRRLGSADWLIGRLISKAPPAYVHAVLAGAFALLLDPADEATYPAFTVVDQAVTVIGARRECAFAKGMVNAVLRRFLRERDALVAALQDDVVARWNYRAWWVDSVKRAWPDAWQAILAAGERQGPLTLRVNARRASVDAYLETLRANGIEATAIGRHAVRLASALPVDRIPGFADGVVSVQDAGAQLAAEWLGARDGMRVLDACAAPGGKTGHILELADAEVVALESDAARAARIGENLVRLSLEADVRVGDAGAPDAWYDGRPFDRILADVPCSASGIVRRHPDIRWLRREADIPALVAEQRRILSALWPLVKPGGELLYVTCSVFPEEGEWQARWFEAACEDAVRLDAPGQLLPGGVQGGAAAGALDQNTDHDGFFYARFQKR is encoded by the coding sequence ATGACACGAACCCGTTCTACCGCTCCGTCTTCTTCCGGCCGCCCGGCGCGCCTGTCCGCGCTGCATCTCGCGCCCGATTCGCTCGGCTTCGCACTCGACGCGGCCGCGCAGGCGGTCGATGCGGTGCGGCGCGGCACCGCGCTGCCGGCAGCGCTGTCGGCGGTATTCGCGCAGATGCCGTCCGGTGCGCAGGCGCTCGCGCGCGGGGCGACGCAGGACGTCGCCTACCGGACGATGCGCCGCCTCGGCAGTGCGGACTGGTTGATCGGCCGACTCATCAGCAAGGCGCCGCCCGCCTACGTGCACGCGGTGCTCGCCGGTGCGTTCGCGCTGCTGCTCGACCCGGCGGACGAGGCCACGTATCCGGCGTTCACGGTGGTCGACCAGGCCGTGACCGTGATTGGTGCGCGCCGCGAATGCGCGTTCGCGAAGGGGATGGTCAACGCGGTGCTGCGCCGTTTCCTGCGCGAGCGCGACGCGCTCGTCGCGGCGCTGCAGGACGATGTCGTCGCGCGCTGGAACTACCGCGCGTGGTGGGTCGATTCGGTGAAGCGCGCGTGGCCCGACGCATGGCAGGCGATCCTCGCGGCCGGCGAGCGGCAAGGGCCGCTGACGCTGCGCGTGAACGCGCGCCGCGCGAGCGTCGACGCCTATCTCGAGACGTTGCGCGCGAACGGGATCGAAGCGACCGCGATCGGCCGACATGCGGTGCGGCTCGCGTCGGCGCTGCCGGTCGATCGCATTCCGGGGTTTGCCGACGGCGTCGTGTCGGTGCAGGACGCCGGCGCGCAGCTCGCAGCCGAATGGCTCGGTGCGCGCGACGGCATGCGCGTGCTCGACGCATGCGCGGCGCCCGGCGGCAAGACCGGCCATATTCTCGAGCTGGCCGATGCGGAAGTCGTTGCGCTGGAAAGCGATGCCGCGCGCGCGGCACGGATCGGCGAGAACCTCGTGCGGCTGTCGCTCGAAGCGGACGTGCGTGTCGGCGATGCGGGTGCCCCCGACGCGTGGTACGACGGGCGCCCGTTCGACCGCATCCTTGCCGACGTGCCGTGCTCGGCGTCCGGCATCGTGCGCCGGCATCCCGACATTCGCTGGCTGCGCCGCGAGGCCGACATCCCGGCGCTCGTCGCGGAACAGCGCCGCATCCTGTCGGCGTTGTGGCCGCTTGTGAAGCCGGGCGGCGAACTGCTTTACGTGACCTGTTCGGTCTTCCCCGAAGAAGGCGAATGGCAGGCCCGCTGGTTTGAAGCGGCCTGTGAAGATGCGGTACGATTGGACGCCCCGGGCCAGCTGCTGCCGGGCGGAGTGCAGGGAGGGGCGGCCGCCGGCGCACTCGACCAGAACACCGATCACGACGGATTTTTCTACGCGCGGTTTCAGAAACGGTGA
- the htpX gene encoding zinc metalloprotease HtpX, with amino-acid sequence MFNWVKTAMLMAAITALFIVIGGMIGGSRGMTIALLFALGMNFFSYWFSDKMVLRMYNAQEVDENTAPQFYRMVRELATRANLPMPRVYLINEDAPNAFATGRNPEHAAVAATTGILRVLSEREMRGVMAHELAHVKHRDILISTITATMAGAISAIANFAMFFGGRDENGRPANPIAGIAVALLAPIAGALIQMAISRAREFEADRGGAQISGDPQSLATALDKIHRYAAGIPFQAAEQHPATAQMMIMNPLHGGGLQNLFSTHPATEERIARLMEMARTGRFD; translated from the coding sequence ATGTTCAATTGGGTCAAAACGGCGATGCTGATGGCCGCGATCACGGCCCTGTTCATCGTGATCGGCGGGATGATCGGCGGTTCGCGGGGCATGACGATCGCGCTGCTGTTCGCGCTCGGCATGAATTTCTTCTCTTACTGGTTCTCGGACAAGATGGTGCTGCGCATGTACAACGCGCAGGAAGTCGACGAGAACACGGCGCCGCAGTTCTACCGGATGGTGCGCGAGCTGGCCACGCGCGCGAACCTGCCGATGCCGCGCGTCTACCTGATCAACGAGGATGCGCCGAACGCGTTCGCGACGGGCCGCAACCCCGAGCACGCGGCGGTCGCCGCGACGACGGGCATCCTGCGCGTGCTGTCGGAGCGCGAGATGCGCGGCGTGATGGCGCACGAGCTCGCACACGTGAAGCACCGCGACATCCTGATCTCGACGATCACCGCGACGATGGCGGGCGCGATCTCGGCCATCGCGAACTTCGCGATGTTCTTCGGCGGGCGCGACGAGAATGGCCGGCCGGCCAACCCGATCGCGGGTATCGCGGTCGCGCTGCTCGCACCGATCGCAGGCGCGTTGATCCAGATGGCGATTTCGCGGGCACGCGAGTTCGAGGCCGACCGGGGCGGCGCGCAGATTTCCGGCGATCCGCAATCGCTCGCGACCGCGCTCGACAAGATCCATCGCTATGCGGCGGGCATCCCGTTCCAGGCGGCCGAGCAGCATCCGGCCACCGCGCAGATGATGATCATGAACCCGCTGCACGGCGGCGGCCTGCAGAACCTGTTCTCGACGCACCCGGCCACCGAGGAGCGCATCGCGCGCCTGATGGAGATGGCGCGTACCGGCCGCTTCGACTGA
- a CDS encoding LysE family translocator has translation MFGITHFGFFVLAVFLLNVTPGPDTAYIVGRSVAQGRGAGLMSALGISAGCCVHALACAFGLTALLAASAAAFTVIKLVGAAYLIYLGVRMIIAKQAAGPSGTAATQAEKPLRQLFMQGFWTNVLNPKVVLFFVSFFPQFVSADSPHKAWAFLTLGGVFVAMSTVWTSLVAWVAGSVTARFSGKPGVRKWLDRTVGSAFVGLGLRLATSQR, from the coding sequence ATGTTCGGCATCACCCATTTCGGCTTCTTCGTGCTGGCGGTCTTCCTGCTGAACGTCACGCCCGGCCCCGATACGGCCTATATCGTCGGCCGCAGCGTCGCGCAGGGCCGCGGCGCGGGGCTGATGTCGGCGCTCGGCATTTCGGCCGGCTGCTGCGTACACGCGCTCGCCTGCGCCTTCGGCCTGACCGCGCTGCTCGCGGCATCGGCTGCCGCATTCACGGTGATCAAGCTGGTCGGCGCCGCCTACCTGATCTACCTCGGCGTGCGGATGATCATCGCGAAGCAGGCAGCCGGGCCGTCCGGCACGGCGGCCACGCAAGCCGAAAAGCCGCTGCGCCAGCTGTTCATGCAGGGCTTCTGGACCAACGTGCTGAACCCGAAGGTCGTGCTGTTCTTCGTGTCGTTCTTCCCGCAGTTCGTGTCGGCCGACAGCCCGCACAAGGCATGGGCGTTCCTGACCCTCGGCGGCGTGTTCGTCGCGATGAGCACGGTGTGGACCAGTCTCGTCGCGTGGGTCGCGGGCAGTGTCACGGCGCGCTTCTCCGGCAAGCCGGGCGTCAGGAAATGGCTCGACCGCACGGTCGGCAGCGCTTTCGTCGGCCTCGGTCTTCGTCTTGCAACATCGCAACGGTGA
- the fmt gene encoding methionyl-tRNA formyltransferase — MTHTLRVVFAGTPEFAAAALAAIHEAGFPVPLVLTQPDRPAGRGMKLQASAVKRYAVEHGMPVAQPPSLRRAGKYPAEAADAIELLRSTPHDVMVVAAYGLLLPQEVLDIPRDGCINIHASLLPRWRGAAPIHRAIEAGDAETGVTLMQMDIGLDTGAMIEEARVTIAPDETTATLHDRLAAEGARLIVDALVKLERDGVLPATPQPADGVTYAEKIGKHEAALDWRKPADVLARQVRAFDPFPGGVATLDGAAIKLWAAEPVAARGDAAPGTIVEAAPEGVVVACGSGALRVTQLQKPGGKRLPAREFLAGSPLAAGQRFALTDVA, encoded by the coding sequence ATGACCCATACGTTGCGCGTAGTTTTTGCCGGCACGCCGGAATTCGCCGCGGCTGCCCTCGCCGCGATCCACGAGGCCGGTTTCCCGGTGCCGCTCGTGCTCACCCAGCCCGATCGCCCTGCCGGGCGCGGAATGAAACTGCAGGCGAGCGCGGTGAAGCGCTACGCCGTCGAGCACGGGATGCCCGTCGCGCAACCGCCGTCGCTGCGCCGCGCGGGCAAGTACCCGGCCGAGGCGGCCGACGCGATCGAGCTGCTGCGCTCGACGCCGCATGACGTGATGGTGGTCGCCGCATACGGCCTGCTGCTGCCGCAGGAAGTGCTCGACATTCCGCGCGACGGCTGCATCAACATTCACGCGTCGCTGCTGCCGCGCTGGCGCGGCGCCGCGCCGATCCACCGCGCGATCGAGGCCGGCGACGCCGAGACGGGCGTCACGCTGATGCAGATGGACATCGGCCTCGACACCGGCGCGATGATCGAGGAAGCGCGCGTGACGATCGCGCCCGACGAGACGACCGCTACGCTGCACGACCGGCTCGCCGCCGAAGGCGCGCGACTGATCGTCGACGCGCTCGTGAAGCTCGAGCGCGACGGCGTGCTGCCGGCGACGCCGCAACCGGCCGACGGCGTGACCTATGCGGAAAAGATCGGCAAGCACGAAGCGGCGCTCGACTGGCGCAAGCCGGCCGACGTGCTTGCGCGCCAGGTGCGTGCGTTCGATCCGTTCCCGGGCGGCGTCGCGACGCTCGACGGCGCGGCGATCAAGCTGTGGGCAGCCGAGCCGGTGGCGGCGCGCGGCGACGCGGCGCCCGGCACGATCGTCGAAGCCGCGCCGGAAGGCGTGGTCGTCGCATGCGGCAGCGGTGCGCTGCGCGTCACGCAGTTGCAGAAGCCGGGCGGCAAGCGGCTGCCTGCGCGCGAATTCCTGGCCGGCTCGCCGCTCGCCGCGGGCCAGCGTTTCGCGCTGACCGACGTTGCCTGA
- the def gene encoding peptide deformylase, which translates to MALLNILHYPDKRLHKVAKPVDKVDDRIRKLVADMAETMYAAPGIGLAATQVDVHERVIVIDVSEEKNELRAFINPEIVWSSDAKQIYEEGCLSVPGIYDEVERPDHVRVRALNEQGETFELDCEGLLAVCVQHEMDHLMGRVFVEYLSPLKQTRIKTKMKKLERAM; encoded by the coding sequence ATGGCTTTACTCAATATTCTTCATTACCCCGACAAGCGGCTGCACAAGGTCGCGAAGCCCGTCGACAAGGTCGACGACCGGATCCGCAAGCTCGTCGCCGACATGGCCGAGACCATGTATGCGGCGCCGGGCATCGGCCTTGCGGCCACGCAGGTCGACGTGCACGAGCGCGTGATCGTGATCGACGTCTCCGAGGAGAAGAACGAGCTGCGCGCGTTCATCAACCCCGAGATCGTGTGGTCGAGCGATGCAAAGCAGATCTATGAAGAGGGCTGCCTGTCGGTGCCCGGCATCTACGACGAAGTCGAGCGTCCCGACCATGTGCGCGTGCGTGCGCTCAACGAGCAGGGCGAGACTTTCGAGCTCGACTGCGAGGGCCTGCTGGCCGTGTGCGTCCAGCACGAGATGGATCACCTGATGGGGCGCGTATTCGTCGAATACCTGTCGCCGCTCAAGCAGACGCGCATCAAGACGAAGATGAAGAAACTCGAACGCGCGATGTAA
- the dprA gene encoding DNA-processing protein DprA: protein MAPRGPLATAFEGRLMSPHALTTSAVRAWLQLAHAPGLAPAALQALLDAFGSPDALLRASDHAIAAVTSAAAALAVRASERGDLDARTDAALAWLDAPGNALVTLNDPAYPPRLRDLHDPPLLLYVKGRLDLLHARSLAVVGSRHATPQGLADATHFARELSDAGLPIVSGLALGIDAAAHRGGLDGRSGTVAVIATGADLVYPARHRALAHEIAAHGAIVSEWPLGTPARAAHFPQRNRLIAALAVGALVVEAAPRSGSLITARLANELGRDVFAMPGSIHAPLAQGCHALIRDGAKLTAAPLDVLEEYGLGEAKAGTAGGAACSGHPCTDTGGPREDEAAARRAAAAVIQTGDAVPATAPARNEAPLPAPALPATPSEQAVLAALGYGPVTYEWLAEHSGLSDDVLHRALLALELAGRVASLPGGRFARLDVARTPPMHGVLHSPA from the coding sequence ATGGCGCCACGCGGTCCGCTGGCCACCGCATTCGAGGGGCGCCTCATGTCGCCGCACGCGCTGACCACCTCCGCCGTGCGCGCGTGGCTGCAGCTCGCGCATGCGCCCGGGCTCGCCCCCGCGGCGCTGCAGGCACTGCTCGATGCGTTCGGCTCGCCGGACGCGCTGCTGCGTGCGTCCGACCACGCCATCGCCGCCGTAACCAGCGCCGCCGCGGCCCTGGCCGTGCGCGCAAGCGAGCGCGGCGATCTCGACGCGCGCACCGACGCCGCGCTCGCGTGGCTCGACGCGCCGGGCAACGCGCTTGTCACGCTCAACGATCCGGCCTATCCGCCGCGGCTGCGCGACCTGCACGATCCGCCGCTGCTGCTATATGTAAAGGGCCGGCTCGACCTACTGCACGCGCGCAGTCTCGCCGTGGTCGGCAGTCGTCACGCCACGCCGCAGGGGCTCGCCGACGCAACGCACTTCGCACGCGAGCTGTCCGACGCCGGGCTGCCGATCGTGTCGGGCCTCGCGCTCGGGATCGATGCCGCCGCACATCGTGGCGGGCTCGACGGCCGGTCGGGCACGGTCGCGGTGATCGCGACCGGCGCCGATCTCGTCTATCCGGCGCGGCACCGTGCACTCGCCCACGAGATCGCCGCGCACGGCGCGATCGTGTCGGAATGGCCGCTCGGCACGCCGGCCCGCGCCGCCCACTTCCCGCAACGCAACCGGCTGATCGCCGCGCTCGCGGTCGGCGCGCTCGTCGTCGAGGCCGCGCCGCGCTCCGGCTCGCTGATCACCGCGCGGCTCGCGAACGAACTGGGGCGCGACGTATTCGCGATGCCGGGCTCGATCCACGCGCCGCTCGCGCAGGGCTGCCACGCATTGATCCGCGACGGCGCGAAACTCACGGCGGCGCCGCTCGATGTACTCGAGGAATACGGGCTGGGCGAAGCGAAAGCCGGCACGGCGGGCGGTGCGGCGTGTTCCGGGCATCCGTGCACGGATACCGGTGGCCCCCGCGAAGACGAAGCCGCCGCTCGGCGTGCCGCCGCCGCGGTTATCCAGACTGGCGACGCCGTTCCGGCCACCGCGCCGGCCCGCAACGAAGCTCCGTTGCCGGCGCCAGCGCTGCCCGCCACCCCGTCCGAACAGGCCGTGCTCGCCGCCTTGGGATACGGCCCTGTCACCTACGAATGGCTCGCGGAGCACAGCGGCCTGTCTGACGACGTGCTGCACCGTGCGCTGCTTGCGCTGGAACTGGCCGGCCGCGTCGCCAGCCTTCCCGGCGGACGCTTCGCACGGCTTGACGTGGCGCGCACCCCGCCCATGCACGGCGTGCTACATTCCCCCGCATAG
- a CDS encoding thioredoxin family protein yields MPALNLDTDADRIAERLADPGTLLVACLCAEWCGTCRDYRTAFDQLADAHPDACFAWIDIETHADQLDDLDVENFPTILIEDTHTARFFGTVLPHAAIVERMLSDLSAVPGAPHAPKLRNILAVEA; encoded by the coding sequence ATGCCCGCGCTGAATCTCGACACCGATGCGGATCGGATCGCCGAGCGCCTCGCCGATCCCGGCACGTTGCTCGTCGCCTGCCTGTGCGCCGAGTGGTGCGGCACGTGCCGCGATTACCGGACGGCCTTCGACCAGCTCGCCGACGCACATCCGGACGCCTGCTTCGCCTGGATCGACATCGAAACGCATGCCGACCAGCTCGACGATCTCGACGTCGAGAACTTCCCGACGATCCTGATCGAAGATACCCACACCGCCCGCTTCTTCGGCACGGTGCTGCCGCATGCGGCGATCGTCGAGCGCATGCTGTCCGACCTGAGCGCGGTACCCGGTGCGCCGCACGCACCGAAATTGCGCAATATCCTGGCCGTCGAAGCCTGA